The Gemmatimonas phototrophica region AACCTTCGCTTCGTCATTTCCGTCGCCAAGAAGTACCAGAACCGCGGCCTGCCGCTCATCGACCTGATTGGCGAAGGCAACGTGGGGCTGCTCACCGCGGCGCGGAAGTTCGATCCTGACCAGGGCGTCAAGTTCATCTCGTACGCCGTGTGGTGGATCCGTCAGGCCATTCTGTCGTCGCTGGCGCGCCAGGGACGCACGGTTCGCGTGCCGCTCAACCGCACCGCCGACCTCTCGCGTATCATCAAGGCCTCGGAAATCCTGCGCCAGAAGCTGCGCCGTGAGCCGTCGCCCGAAGAGCTCGCGCAGGTCACCGGCCTGTCCGTAGACGTCGTGCAGTCGCTCGCCGCCCTCAACACCGGCGACGTGCGCCTCGATGCGCCGATGGATCCCGATGGCGATCGCTCGCTCATCGAACGGTTCGTGGCCGACGAAATGCCCGACACCGAAGAGGAAGCCATGAACCGCTTCCTCACCGACGAAATCGAGCAGGCGCTCTCCACGCTTCCCCCGCGTGACGCCAAGGTGCTCCGCCTCTACTTCGGCCTCGAAGGCGGACGCGAGCACACCCTCGAGGAAATCGGCTCCATGCTGGGCGTGACCCGCGAGCGTGTGCGCCAGCTTCGCGACCGGGCGCTCAAGCGCCTCCGCGAAGGCGATGTCGGACGCGCGCTGAGCAGCTTCGCGGCGTAAGCAGCACCGGCCGCGACACCGCGGCCACGCACAACGCGAAACCCGAACTCAAAACCCGGAACCGATCAGTTCCGGGCCCTGAGTTCGGGTTTTGCGTTTTTGGGGGTCGCGAACTAGCCACAATCGCCCGAAGCCGTCATATTTGTGATCCGATGATCGAATTCAAGAACGTCCACAAGGCATTCGGCCCCAAAAAGGTCCTCCGCGGCTTCTCCCTCACGGTCAACGAGGGAGAAACCATGGTGATCATCGGCTATTCGGGAACCGGCAAGTCCGTCGCCATCAAACACATCGTCGGCCTGCTCGAGCCCGACGAAGGCGAAGTGTGGGTGGACGGGCTCCGGGTCGATCAACTCTCGCGCAAGGACCTCTACGCGCTGCGCGGCAACATCGGCTACGTCTTTCAGTTTGCCGCGCTGTTCGACTCCATGACCATTGGCGAAAACGTGGCCATGGGGCTGCGCAAGCAGGGAGAACTCACCGAACAGGAAATCGGGACTCGCGTTACCGAAGCCTTGAATCTGGTGGACCTCCCCGACGTGCAGAACCGCATGCCCTCCGAACTCTCGGGGGGGATGCGCAAGCGCGTCGGCATCGCGCGCGCCATTGCGCTGCGCCCCAAGTACATCCTGTACGACGAACCCACCACCGGCCTCGATCCGGTCACCTCGGCCACCATCGATCAACTCATGGTGCGCATGCGTGAACAGTTGGGCGTCACCGGCATTGTCATTACCCACGATATGCGCAGCGCGTATACCGTGGGCACACGCATTGCCATGTTGTACGAGGGACAGGTGCATGCTGTCGGCACGGTGGACGAAATCCAGCACAGCAAGGATCCGCTCGTGCGGCAGTTCGTGGAAGGGCGTCCTACCATTGACGATGAGTCGGTCCTCGTGGCCGGGTTGCCGGGCAGCTTGCCGCCCGATGTGGCGACCACGCCCCATCGCTGATGATGCCCATGCCCTCCCGCGACCCGCACAAGCGCCCACGCGCCAAGCTGGAGACCTCGGCTGGGGGCGTCGTGTATCGGTTGCAGGACGGCGAACCGCTGTTTCTGCTCATTCGCGACAGCTACAAGAACTGGGGGTTTCCCAAGGGACACCTCGAGACCGACGAAGCGCCGGACGCGGCGGCCGTGCGTGAAGTCCGTGAGGAAACCGGACTGCACAACGTGATGCTCGACGGGGAGATCGACACCATCGACTGGTTCTTTCGCTTTCGCGGAAAGCTGGTACACAAGGTGTGTCACTTCTTCCTCATGCGCACCGAAGCCGAAGACACCATTCCGCAGCGCGCCGAAGGGATTACCGCCTGCAAGTGGGCCTCGTTCAGCGAAGCCCTCGAGATGGTGTCGTACGCCAACGCGCGGGACGTGCTGCTGCGCGCCAACGCCATGGTGCAGGGCGTTGATGTGAATCTCGATCCGGCCGAAGCGCCGCGTCGCGCCACCCCGCCCGCGTCCATGCAGGCGCTGGCGCCTGTAGTGCCGTCGGCTCCGCGTTCCGCGTCCTGAGTTCGCGCGACATGTCCCCTGCCACCAAAGCGTCGGAATCGACGGCGGCCATGCTGTGCGTGGTGGCGCTGCTCAAGCGTGATCGGGCCCGGCACATGGTACGCGCCGCTTTTCCGCGCCGCCGCGCGCATGTGGTGGCCGCCAAGACCGCCGCTGAGGTAGAGGCGCACTTGGTCAAGGAGTTGGTGGACGCCGTGATCATTGACGCCGGCGCGGGGGACGACGCGCACCGCTTGTTGTCGCGCGCCGACGAGTTCTCGAGTGTGCCGTTCCTGCTCATCACCACGCTGCTGCCGGCCGATGCCCCGCTGGTGGCCAGAGCCGCCGAATCCGGCGTCTGCGACCTGCTGGTGGAAGGCGTGGACGATGCCGCGGCGCGCGAGCTGGTGTCCCGCCGAGCCTTTTCGGCCCGCTTCGAGCGGGCCCTCAGTACGCCCCCGGCCACGCTGCACCTCGAAACCCCCCTCCAGATTGCCGTCTGGCAGAGCGTGGTCAAGCGCGCCGGTCGCCCCGTGCGCACCGACCAGCTGGCCAAGGAACTGAGCGTGTCCCGCGAGCACCTCTCGCGCAGTTTTGCCGTGGGGCAGGCGCCTACCCTCAAGAAGGTCATCGACCTGGTGCGGGTGCTGGCGGCCGCCGAGCTCTCCAAGAACTCCGGCTATGACGTGCGCGACGTCGCCGAGGTGCTGGGCTTTGCCAGCTCGTCCCATCTCTCCAGTACCACCCAGCGGCTCGTGGGGGCCAAGGCCTCCAGTCTCAGCCGGCTCCGGGCTATGGATCTCCTGGAACGGTTCAGCCGTTTCGCCGCCATGCCAGACGGAGAGGAAGAGCGGGTTGCCCCAGCTCCGTCCTTGTGATAATTTTCACAAGCTGTTCCCGAATCGTATCCAACGCTTAAAAAACGCCTCGTAACATGGCCACCCAGACCGCCCTGCGTCCCGGCGAAATAAAGGACATCCTCCTCCGTGAGATCGAGGCTGCCGACCTCGCCGATCTCAATGTCGAGGAAGTCGGTACCATCCTTGAAGTGAAGGACGGTATCGCCCGCGTCTACGGCCTCGGTAAGGTCATGGCCGGCGAAATGCTCGAGTTCACCGCCTCCGAGACCAAGCAGGTCATCACCGGCATGGCGCTGAACCTCGAAGAAGACAACATCGGCGCCGTCATCCTGGGCGACTACCTGCAGCTCAAGGAAGGCGACGAAGTCCGCCCCACCGCGCGCGTGCTCGAAGTCCCCGTCGGTCCCGAGCTCATCGGCCGCGTCGTTGATCCCCTCGGTCGTCCCATCGACGGCCTCGGCGAGATCCGCAGCACCACCTTCCGCAAGGTCGAATCGCCGGCGCCCGGCATCATCGTGCGTCAGCCCGTCAAGGAGCCCCTCCAGACGGGTATCAAGGCTATCGACTCCATGATCCCGATCGGCCGCGGTCAGCGCGAGCTCATCATTGGCGACCGCTCCACGGGCAAGACCGCCGTCGCGATCGACACGATCATCAATCAGAAGGGCCAGGGCGTCATCTGCGTTTACGTCGCCATTGGGCAGAAGGCCTCGACGATTGCCTCGGTGGTGGAAAAGCTGCGCCAGGCCGGCGCGCTGGAGTACACCATCGTGGTGGCCGCCTCGGCGTCCGACCCGGCCCCCATGCTCTACATCGCGCCCTACTCGGGCTGCTCGATGGCCGAGTACTTCATGTACAACGAGGGCAAGCCCACGCTGTGCGTGTACGACGACTTGTCCAAGCAGGCCGCGGCGTATCGCCAGCTGTCGCTCGTGCTCCGTCGTCCGCCCGGCCGCGAAGCGTATCCGGGTGACGTGTTCTATCTCCACAGCCGCCTCCTCGAGCGCGCCGCCAAGCTGCGCGAAGACGACGGCGTGGTGGACGGCAAGGTCATTCTCAAGCCGGGCGGGTCGCTCACTGCGCTCCCCATCATTGAGACGCAGGCCGGCGACGTGTCGGCGTACATCCCGACCAACGTGATCTCCATCACCGACGGTCAGATCTTCCTTGAGACCGACCTGTTCAACGCCGGCATTCGCCCGGCCGTGAACGTCGGTATCTCGGTGTCACGCGTCGGTGGTTCGGCACAGACGAAGGCCATGAAGGGCGTGGCCGGCCGTCTCCGCCTCGACCTCGCGCAGTTCCGCGAACTCGAAGCCTTCGCCGCCTTCGCGTCGGATCTCGACAACGCGACCAAGCGTCAGCTCGAGCGCGGTGCGCGCACGGTGGAAATCCTCAAGCAGGGGCAGTACTCGCCCATGCCGTTCGAAGAGCAGGTGGCCGTCATTTATGCGGTGACCAACGGCTTCCTCGACACGATCGACACCGGCAAGGTGCGCGCGTGGGAGAAGGGCTTCCTCGAGTATCTCCGGGCGCAGTTCCCGCAGGTCCTCGACGGCATGCGGACCACCAAGGCGCTCAGCAAGGACGCCGAGGCGGAGCTCAAGCGTGGCATCGAGCAGTTCACGAAGTCGTTCGTCGCCTGAGTCGCTGAGCCATGGCTAAGGGCCGCGAACTGAAGGGGCGCATCAAGTCCGTCGAGAACACGCGCAAGATCACGCGCACGATGGAAATGGTGGCCACTTCCAAGATGAAGCGCGCGGCAGATCGCGTGTCGGCAGCGCGTCCGTACGCGCTGGCGCTCGGCGAGGTCCTGTCGCACGTCTACACCCCGGAGCTGGCGGAGCAGTTTCCGCTGCTCCGTCGCCCCGCGCAGATCAAGCGCGCGGCGCTCGTGGTGCTTACCGCGAATCGTGGACTCTGCGGCGCGTTCAACACCAACCTGCTTCGGGAGTCGCGTGCACGCCTCACGGAGTGGGAAGGACAGGGCGTGTCCGTGGAACTCCATGTCGTGGGGCGCAAGGGCATTGGTTTCTACAAGTATCTCGGTCGCACGCTGGCCGGGTCGCGCGCTGATATCGGCGATCGCCCCAGCTCCGCCGATGCGGCCTCGCTGATTGACGGACTGATGGAGCGGTTTGCGGCGGGCGATCTCGACGCCGTGTTCATCACGTACGCGAAGTACAAGTCGGCGCTCTCCACCCCGCCAGCCACCGAACAGGTGTTGCCGGTGGTGGCGCCCGCTACGGTGGGTGGTAGTGATGTTGCGCGCGATTTCATTCTCGCGCCCTCGGCTACGGAGATCCTCGAAGCACTGTTGCCGCTCTATGTGCGCAACAGCGTCTACCGCGCCCTCGTGGAAACGGCGGCCGGTGAGCAGGGCGCCCGTCGGACGGCCATGAAAAACGCCACCGATAACGCCACCGAGATGTTGCAGCTCCTCAAGCGCACGTACAACTCGGCGCGTCAGGCGCAAATCACGCAGGAAATCGCCGAAATCGTCGGCGGTGCATCGGCACTGCAGGGCTGACGTTTCACCATATCCAGTACGCACTCATGGCTACCACTGCCGCGCCGACCACTGTCGGCAAGATCGTTCAAGTCATCGGGCCCGTCATCGACGTGGCCTTCGAGAACGATCATCTGCCCGAGCTCTATAACGCCGTTCGCGTCGAAGCGACTTCGCCTGACGGCGCCCGTATCAACGTGACCGCCGAAGTGCAGCAGCACATCGGCCGCAACCAGGTTCGCGCCGTGGCCATGTCGTCCACCGACGGCGTCACGCGCGGCATGGATGTCATCGATACCGGATCGTCCATCACGGTGCCCGTTGGCGCGCCGGCGCTGGGACGTATCCTCAACGTGCTCGGTGAGCCCGTTGACGACGGCGAGCCCATTCCGGCGAGCGCCGAACGCTGGCCCATTCACCGCAAGCGTCCGGACTTCGTCAACCTCGAGCCCAAGACGGAAGTCTTCGAAACGGGCATCAAGGTGGTTGACCTCGTTGCCCCGTTCGTGAAGGGTGGCAAGATCGGTCTCTTCGGCGGTGCCGGTGTCGGCAAGACGGTCATCATTCAGGAGCTCATCAACAACGTCGCCAAGGGGCACGGTGGTAAGTCCGTGTTCTGTGGCGTGGGTGAGCGCACGCGCGAAGGCAACGACCTGTATCTCGAATTCCAGGAAGCCGGAATTCTCGATAAGGTGGCGCTGATTTACGGCCAGATGAACGAGCCGCCGGGAGCGCGTCTTCGCGTCGCCCTCGCGGGTCTCACTGTGGCCGAGTACTTCCGCGACCAGGAGAACGCCGACGTGCTGGTGTTCGTCGACAACATCTTCCGTTTCACGCAGGCTGGTTCGGAAGTGTCGGCGCTGCTCGGACGTATGCCGTCGGCCGTAGGCTACCAGCCCACGCTGGCCACCGAAATGGGTGAGTTGCAGGAGCGCATTACCTCCACACGCAACGGCTCCATCACCTCGGTGCAGGCCATCTACGTGCCCGCCGACGACCTTACGGACCCGGCGCCCGCGACGGCCTTTGCGCACTTGGACGCCACGGTCGTGCTCAATCGTAAGATCACCGAGCTGGGCATCTACCCGGCCGTGGATCCGCTCGATTCCACGTCGCGCATTCTCGATGCGCAGTACGTGGGTGAGCGCCACTACACGGCGGCGACCACCACGCAGCGCATTCTGCAGCGCTACAAGGAACTGCAGGACATCATCGCCATTCTCGGCATGGACGAACTCTCGGAAGACGACAAGAAGATCGTCGGACGGGCGCGTCGTCTGCAGCGTTTCATGTCGCAGCCGTTTGCCGTGGCCGAGCAGTTCACGGGTATCCCCGGCAAGTACGTGAAGCTTGAAGAGACCATCTCGTCGTTCGAGCGTATCTGTGCGGGCGAGTTCGACAATCTCCCCGAGCAGGCGTTCTTCATGGCCGGCGGTGTGGACGACGTCGTGGCCAACGCCAAGAAGCTCCAGGGCTAAGACGTGAGCGATTCCCTCAAAGTGTCGGTGATCTCGCCCGAGCGCGTGCTGTTCGAAGGCACGGCTCGGGGGGTGATTGCCCCGGCGTTTGACGGCGAGCTGGGCATTCTGCCCATGCACGCGCCGCTCATGACGTTGCTGGGGCGCGGCACGCTCCGCGTGGACACGGTGGACGGTGAGAAGCGGTTTGCCGTAGACGGTGGATTTTTGCAGGTGGTGGATGACGCCGTGCGCGTCGTCACGGAACAGGCGAGCGCCGCGTAACGCGCTCGGGTGGGGCGAGTGTGTAGTTGGTAGTTCAGCTCCTGTAGTTAGTGTGCCGCGCCCACTGGGCGTGAGTGTCGCCGCGGGGCTCGTCGTGCAGAGCGGTGCCCGACGAGCCACCGCGACGACCGGACAATGAATGCGGGGCGAACGCCCCCCAATGGGACCACGAGGCAACGATCGCGTTGCGTGGGCCGTAGGAGAGGCAGGAAACGCTCCCACCTTTGCGTTTCGTGCACGGTGCAGGTCGCAGCGTGTCTGCTCGCGTCTTTCCACGCTCCCCATGGCTCTCCGCGTTGCCGTTCTCGGCCAGCTTCCCGAAACGCTGCTTGCCCAGCTGTCGGAACTGGCTCTTTCCCTCGATCTGACAATCCTGCCGCAGGCGACCACGGTGCCTGGTGCTCAGCAGGCGTTGTCGGCCCCCGTCCCGGACATCGCCGTGGTGGGGAGCTCGTTCACTGACGGGTCGGCGTACGCGTTTCTGCGCGCCCTGCCCCCGGGAGACCGCCCGGTGGGGCTGGTCTGCGTGGGGAGCCGCGACGAGGAAGCCGTGGTGGCGTTTGAGTTACAGGCCACCGACTTTGTGCTCTTGCCCGCTCCCTCGGCGCGTTTGCTGGAGGCGGTCAGTCGGGCTCGGCAGCAGGTGTTGCAATTGGCGCTCCTGCGCACGGCCGACGAACTCCAGCGGCTGCTCAGCGAAGCCGGGGCGGCTGGTGGTGTTGATCTTTCGGCGTTGTTCAGCGCGCGGACCGGACACGGGCAGGTGCTCGCCCCGGATGGCCTTGGTGCTAACGGGGAAGGGGCGCGCCGGCGTCGGGCGGTTGGTGGAACGGCCACCGGCACCCTCATCGCGTCGTCACCCTGGCGGGCTCCGTCCCGTGTGACCGCAGACCGGAGTGGGCGGGCTCGTGATGGCGCCGATGAAGCGATCCTCGACCTGACGCAGGAAGATGGT contains the following coding sequences:
- a CDS encoding sigma-70 family RNA polymerase sigma factor — translated: MTEVKRKRRRAAPAGIAPSEPERDILDQYLYEVSTYPLLKAAEEIELAKKIRAGDQDALQELVKRNLRFVISVAKKYQNRGLPLIDLIGEGNVGLLTAARKFDPDQGVKFISYAVWWIRQAILSSLARQGRTVRVPLNRTADLSRIIKASEILRQKLRREPSPEELAQVTGLSVDVVQSLAALNTGDVRLDAPMDPDGDRSLIERFVADEMPDTEEEAMNRFLTDEIEQALSTLPPRDAKVLRLYFGLEGGREHTLEEIGSMLGVTRERVRQLRDRALKRLREGDVGRALSSFAA
- a CDS encoding ABC transporter ATP-binding protein, which gives rise to MIEFKNVHKAFGPKKVLRGFSLTVNEGETMVIIGYSGTGKSVAIKHIVGLLEPDEGEVWVDGLRVDQLSRKDLYALRGNIGYVFQFAALFDSMTIGENVAMGLRKQGELTEQEIGTRVTEALNLVDLPDVQNRMPSELSGGMRKRVGIARAIALRPKYILYDEPTTGLDPVTSATIDQLMVRMREQLGVTGIVITHDMRSAYTVGTRIAMLYEGQVHAVGTVDEIQHSKDPLVRQFVEGRPTIDDESVLVAGLPGSLPPDVATTPHR
- a CDS encoding NUDIX hydrolase, with the translated sequence MPSRDPHKRPRAKLETSAGGVVYRLQDGEPLFLLIRDSYKNWGFPKGHLETDEAPDAAAVREVREETGLHNVMLDGEIDTIDWFFRFRGKLVHKVCHFFLMRTEAEDTIPQRAEGITACKWASFSEALEMVSYANARDVLLRANAMVQGVDVNLDPAEAPRRATPPASMQALAPVVPSAPRSAS
- a CDS encoding helix-turn-helix transcriptional regulator; its protein translation is MSPATKASESTAAMLCVVALLKRDRARHMVRAAFPRRRAHVVAAKTAAEVEAHLVKELVDAVIIDAGAGDDAHRLLSRADEFSSVPFLLITTLLPADAPLVARAAESGVCDLLVEGVDDAAARELVSRRAFSARFERALSTPPATLHLETPLQIAVWQSVVKRAGRPVRTDQLAKELSVSREHLSRSFAVGQAPTLKKVIDLVRVLAAAELSKNSGYDVRDVAEVLGFASSSHLSSTTQRLVGAKASSLSRLRAMDLLERFSRFAAMPDGEEERVAPAPSL
- the atpA gene encoding F0F1 ATP synthase subunit alpha codes for the protein MATQTALRPGEIKDILLREIEAADLADLNVEEVGTILEVKDGIARVYGLGKVMAGEMLEFTASETKQVITGMALNLEEDNIGAVILGDYLQLKEGDEVRPTARVLEVPVGPELIGRVVDPLGRPIDGLGEIRSTTFRKVESPAPGIIVRQPVKEPLQTGIKAIDSMIPIGRGQRELIIGDRSTGKTAVAIDTIINQKGQGVICVYVAIGQKASTIASVVEKLRQAGALEYTIVVAASASDPAPMLYIAPYSGCSMAEYFMYNEGKPTLCVYDDLSKQAAAYRQLSLVLRRPPGREAYPGDVFYLHSRLLERAAKLREDDGVVDGKVILKPGGSLTALPIIETQAGDVSAYIPTNVISITDGQIFLETDLFNAGIRPAVNVGISVSRVGGSAQTKAMKGVAGRLRLDLAQFRELEAFAAFASDLDNATKRQLERGARTVEILKQGQYSPMPFEEQVAVIYAVTNGFLDTIDTGKVRAWEKGFLEYLRAQFPQVLDGMRTTKALSKDAEAELKRGIEQFTKSFVA
- the atpG gene encoding ATP synthase F1 subunit gamma, producing MAKGRELKGRIKSVENTRKITRTMEMVATSKMKRAADRVSAARPYALALGEVLSHVYTPELAEQFPLLRRPAQIKRAALVVLTANRGLCGAFNTNLLRESRARLTEWEGQGVSVELHVVGRKGIGFYKYLGRTLAGSRADIGDRPSSADAASLIDGLMERFAAGDLDAVFITYAKYKSALSTPPATEQVLPVVAPATVGGSDVARDFILAPSATEILEALLPLYVRNSVYRALVETAAGEQGARRTAMKNATDNATEMLQLLKRTYNSARQAQITQEIAEIVGGASALQG
- the atpD gene encoding F0F1 ATP synthase subunit beta — translated: MATTAAPTTVGKIVQVIGPVIDVAFENDHLPELYNAVRVEATSPDGARINVTAEVQQHIGRNQVRAVAMSSTDGVTRGMDVIDTGSSITVPVGAPALGRILNVLGEPVDDGEPIPASAERWPIHRKRPDFVNLEPKTEVFETGIKVVDLVAPFVKGGKIGLFGGAGVGKTVIIQELINNVAKGHGGKSVFCGVGERTREGNDLYLEFQEAGILDKVALIYGQMNEPPGARLRVALAGLTVAEYFRDQENADVLVFVDNIFRFTQAGSEVSALLGRMPSAVGYQPTLATEMGELQERITSTRNGSITSVQAIYVPADDLTDPAPATAFAHLDATVVLNRKITELGIYPAVDPLDSTSRILDAQYVGERHYTAATTTQRILQRYKELQDIIAILGMDELSEDDKKIVGRARRLQRFMSQPFAVAEQFTGIPGKYVKLEETISSFERICAGEFDNLPEQAFFMAGGVDDVVANAKKLQG
- the atpC gene encoding ATP synthase F1 subunit epsilon, translating into MSDSLKVSVISPERVLFEGTARGVIAPAFDGELGILPMHAPLMTLLGRGTLRVDTVDGEKRFAVDGGFLQVVDDAVRVVTEQASAA
- a CDS encoding response regulator transcription factor — translated: MALRVAVLGQLPETLLAQLSELALSLDLTILPQATTVPGAQQALSAPVPDIAVVGSSFTDGSAYAFLRALPPGDRPVGLVCVGSRDEEAVVAFELQATDFVLLPAPSARLLEAVSRARQQVLQLALLRTADELQRLLSEAGAAGGVDLSALFSARTGHGQVLAPDGLGANGEGARRRRAVGGTATGTLIASSPWRAPSRVTADRSGRARDGADEAILDLTQEDGGRAGSEARPLRVLVREGRRTRFVPLAEVDWFEADGNYIRVHTAGEKFRTRGTITAIESALDPRQFVRIHRRIVVNMDRVREMTPLPGGDGLLVLGDGATLRLSRTYRSRVR